In Nocardia asteroides, a single genomic region encodes these proteins:
- a CDS encoding MCE family protein has product MTRLVRYQLIAFVVIAVVGVVYVGATYIRLDQMFGFGKYEVKVTSEQTGGAYPGSEVTYRGVPVGRVGAIDLADSGVTMRLDIDSSAPDIPASAKAVVSNRSAIGEQYVDLQPESAGGPFLKEGSVIAGATTPVSVEQLVSSVDEFTRTVDLQALNTTVSELGKAFDGKGDDLKILVDSLNKFTTTFHETMPQTLQLIEDGKTVLGTQAEQSDSILAFSDGLEQLTAQLRSSDPDVRRLIGTGTDAGEQLGALIQESGPDLTTDLTNLRLLLRTLSPKNYVLQPILAMLPGLSIGGSATAPGDGTTHFGLVLETNNPPACTVGYEGTQRILEQMKAQNPDFDDTRDDFPFNTDAKCTVPFGNPTNVRGGARSAYADPNVPQPWDANPKVDPARLDLSPVAIQMATLLGVTPKR; this is encoded by the coding sequence ATGACCCGTCTGGTTCGCTACCAGCTGATCGCCTTCGTGGTGATCGCGGTGGTCGGCGTCGTCTACGTCGGCGCCACCTACATCCGGCTCGACCAGATGTTCGGCTTCGGCAAGTACGAGGTGAAGGTCACCTCCGAGCAGACCGGCGGGGCCTACCCCGGCTCCGAGGTGACCTACCGCGGCGTCCCGGTCGGCCGGGTCGGCGCGATCGATCTCGCCGACTCCGGCGTCACCATGCGGCTCGACATCGACAGCTCCGCGCCGGACATCCCGGCCTCGGCCAAGGCCGTCGTCTCGAACCGCTCGGCGATCGGCGAGCAGTACGTCGACCTGCAGCCGGAGAGCGCGGGCGGGCCCTTCCTGAAGGAGGGCTCGGTGATCGCGGGGGCGACCACCCCGGTCTCGGTCGAGCAGCTGGTGAGCAGCGTGGACGAGTTCACCCGCACGGTCGACCTGCAGGCGCTGAACACCACCGTCAGCGAGCTCGGCAAGGCATTCGACGGCAAGGGCGACGACCTCAAGATCCTCGTCGACTCGCTGAACAAGTTCACCACCACCTTCCACGAGACCATGCCGCAGACGCTGCAGCTGATCGAGGACGGCAAGACCGTGCTCGGCACCCAGGCCGAGCAGTCGGACAGCATCCTCGCCTTCAGCGACGGCCTGGAGCAGCTCACCGCGCAGCTGCGCTCCAGCGACCCGGACGTGCGCAGGCTGATCGGCACCGGCACCGACGCGGGCGAGCAGCTCGGCGCGCTGATCCAGGAGAGCGGGCCGGACCTGACCACCGACCTGACCAACCTGCGGCTGCTGCTGCGGACGCTCTCGCCGAAGAACTACGTGCTGCAGCCGATCCTGGCGATGCTGCCCGGGCTCTCGATCGGCGGCTCGGCCACCGCGCCCGGCGACGGGACCACGCACTTCGGGCTGGTGCTGGAGACCAACAACCCGCCTGCCTGTACCGTCGGGTACGAGGGCACGCAGCGCATCCTCGAGCAGATGAAGGCGCAGAACCCGGACTTCGACGACACCCGCGACGATTTCCCGTTCAACACCGACGCCAAGTGCACCGTGCCGTTCGGCAATCCGACCAACGTGCGCGGCGGCGCGCGCTCCGCGTATGCCGACCCGAACGTCCCGCAGCCGTGGGACGCCAATCCGAAGGTCGACCCGGCCCGGCTGGATCTGAGCCCGGTCGCCATTCAGATGGCCACCCTTCTGGGGGTCACCCCGAAGCGGTGA
- a CDS encoding AAA family ATPase gives MRITHVNASNWRNFKNLDFAIRNRLFIVGANASGKSNLLDLFRFIGDIAGPGGGLASALDRRSGLGKVRSLFARNNQKGRLIIDVRLSDGDETWRYRLVVKGEAKGRNRPVVDEELVEHNGTVLVNRPDAEDDNDPERLTQTHLEQISANQSFRPIAEYFTKVRYFHLVPQVIRDPARAVRIDDPFGGDFIAQMNGVPKKTRDAWLNRMQKALQDAVPEFESLKIEVDPTGRPHLVAGYRHWRSTPARHTEADFSDGTLRLIGLLWTLVSAPANGGILLLEEPELSLNAAIVRKLPAVLAMTQRDRALQVVLSTHAPELLDDEGVLPEEVLVLEVTTDGTRATLLSDIDEAAGEVEAELPTSDIVHNLIAPAGELGGLLDVATLRRGPHS, from the coding sequence ATGCGTATCACCCATGTGAACGCCAGCAATTGGCGCAACTTCAAGAATCTCGACTTCGCGATCCGCAATCGGTTGTTCATCGTGGGCGCGAACGCTTCCGGAAAGTCGAACCTTCTCGATCTGTTCCGCTTCATCGGCGACATTGCCGGTCCCGGTGGCGGGCTGGCGTCCGCGCTAGACCGGAGGTCCGGGCTCGGGAAGGTACGCAGCCTATTTGCTCGGAACAACCAGAAGGGCCGGCTGATCATCGACGTCAGGCTCTCGGACGGCGACGAGACCTGGCGCTACCGGCTGGTCGTCAAGGGTGAGGCGAAGGGCAGGAATCGCCCCGTGGTCGACGAGGAGTTGGTCGAACACAACGGCACGGTGCTCGTGAACCGGCCGGACGCCGAAGACGACAATGATCCGGAAAGGCTCACCCAGACCCACCTGGAGCAGATCTCCGCCAATCAGAGCTTTCGGCCGATCGCGGAGTACTTCACGAAGGTCAGATACTTCCACCTCGTTCCGCAGGTCATTCGTGATCCGGCGCGAGCCGTGCGAATCGACGATCCCTTCGGGGGCGATTTCATCGCCCAGATGAACGGCGTCCCGAAGAAGACTCGCGACGCCTGGTTGAACCGTATGCAGAAGGCCCTTCAGGATGCGGTGCCCGAGTTCGAGTCGCTGAAGATCGAGGTCGACCCAACCGGGCGCCCCCATCTGGTGGCCGGCTATCGGCATTGGCGAAGCACCCCCGCGCGCCACACCGAAGCGGACTTCTCCGATGGAACGCTCCGGTTGATCGGTCTCCTCTGGACCCTGGTCAGTGCGCCTGCCAATGGCGGCATCCTGTTGCTCGAGGAGCCGGAGCTCTCGCTCAATGCCGCGATCGTGCGGAAATTGCCTGCCGTGCTGGCGATGACGCAGCGGGACCGTGCCCTCCAGGTGGTGCTGTCGACGCACGCGCCGGAGCTGCTCGACGACGAGGGCGTGCTTCCGGAAGAGGTCCTGGTCCTCGAGGTCACCACCGACGGAACCCGCGCGACGCTCCTGTCCGACATCGACGAGGCTGCTGGAGAAGTAGAGGCCGAGCTGCCGACGTCGGATATCGTGCACAACCTGATCGCTCCTGCCGGGGAGCTCGGTGGCCTGCTGGACGTGGCGACGCTGCGTCGAGGGCCGCACAGTTGA
- a CDS encoding MarR family winged helix-turn-helix transcriptional regulator translates to MSSAVADHESSADGGPALFRLVRFWSRRWLDGTGPQLPEELRHTQHIQVVEAVAAGTENGAEATVGTIAHLLGLDHSAAGRMVRDAGTDGYVSRTESTVDQRRTALRLTPRGTRLLTGAQQWQRRIFTELTADWSDEDRDRFAGYLHRLGAETER, encoded by the coding sequence ATGAGCAGTGCCGTCGCCGATCACGAGAGTTCCGCCGACGGCGGGCCCGCCCTCTTCCGGCTGGTCCGGTTCTGGTCCCGCCGCTGGCTCGACGGCACCGGCCCGCAGCTCCCCGAGGAGCTCAGGCACACCCAGCACATCCAGGTCGTCGAGGCGGTCGCCGCCGGCACCGAGAACGGCGCCGAGGCCACCGTCGGCACCATCGCCCACCTGCTCGGCCTCGACCACTCCGCCGCGGGCCGCATGGTCCGCGACGCCGGCACCGACGGCTACGTCTCCCGCACCGAGTCCACCGTCGACCAGCGCCGCACCGCGCTGCGCCTCACCCCCCGCGGCACCCGCCTGCTGACCGGCGCCCAGCAGTGGCAGCGCCGAATCTTCACCGAACTCACCGCCGACTGGTCCGACGAGGACCGCGACCGCTTCGCCGGCTACCTGCACCGCCTCGGCGCCGAAACGGAGCGCTGA
- a CDS encoding ArsR/SmtB family transcription factor, which produces MVQYDFLDASFGALADPTRRGILERLRAGPATVTELAERFDMTLTGVQKHIRLLAEAGMVTTEKRGRVRWCLLGTDVFDREVAWLQRYREVVEARMDRLDAFLERTKEQEP; this is translated from the coding sequence ATGGTTCAGTATGACTTCTTGGATGCCTCCTTCGGCGCGCTGGCCGACCCGACCAGGCGCGGAATCCTGGAGCGGCTGCGCGCGGGGCCGGCCACGGTCACCGAGCTGGCCGAGCGCTTCGACATGACGCTGACCGGCGTGCAGAAGCACATCCGGCTGCTGGCGGAGGCGGGCATGGTGACCACCGAGAAGCGGGGCAGGGTGCGCTGGTGCCTGCTCGGAACGGATGTCTTCGACCGTGAGGTGGCGTGGTTGCAGCGCTACCGCGAGGTGGTCGAGGCGCGCATGGACCGTCTGGACGCGTTTCTGGAACGAACGAAGGAGCAGGAGCCATGA
- a CDS encoding DNA-directed RNA polymerase subunit beta', with protein MLDVNFFDELRIGLASADDIRQWSYGEVKKPETINYRTLKPEKDGLFCEKIFGPTRDWECYCGKYKRVRFKGIICERCGVEVTRAKVRRERMGHIELAAPVTHIWYFKGVPSRLGYLLDLAPKDLEKIIYFAAYVIVGVDEELRHNELSTLEAEMEVEKKTVADQRDADLEARAQKLEADLAELEAEGAKSDVRRKVKDGGEREMRQLRDRAQRELDRLDEIWTTFTKLSVKQLIVDELLYREITDRYGEYFTGAMGAESIQKLMEKFDIPAEAENLRETIRSGKGQKKLRALKRLKVVAAFQMNGNSPMGMVLNAVPVIPPELRPMVQLDGGRFATSDLNDLYRRVINRNNRLKRLIDLGAPEIIVNNEKRMLQESVDALFDNGRRGRPVTGPGNRPLKSLSDLLKGKQGRFRQNLLGKRVDYSGRSVIVVGPQLKLHQCGLPKLMALELFKPFVMKRLVDLNHAQNIKSAKRMVERQRPQVWDVLEEVIAEHPVLLNRAPTLHRLGIQAFEPQLVEGKAIQLHPLVCEAFNADFDGDQMAVHLPLSAEAQAEARILMLSSNNILSPASGRPLAMPRLDMVTGLYYLTRLEEDAKGQYRPATADGPEYGVYSSPAEAQMAVDRGELTVRSLIKVRLTDQRPPREIEAERFPDGWKRGDAWTLETTLGRVIFNDLLPADYAFINEQMPKKRQATIINDLAERYPMIVVAQTVDKLKDTGFYWATRSGVTVSMSDVLVPPEKPEIMERYEAQSDQIEKKYQRGALDHQERNNALVKIWQEATEEVGRALRAHYPADNPIITIVDSGATGNFTQTRTLAGMKGLVTNPKGEFIPRPIKSSFREGLTVLEYFINTHGARKGLADTALRTADSGYLTRRLVDVSQDVIVREHDCGTERGIVVPIAEKQPDGSLIRDAHVETSTYARTLASDALDAKGNVVVAKGADLGDPALEALLDAGITEVKVRSVLTCTTGTGVCATCYGRSMATGKLVDIGEAVGIVAAQSIGEPGTQLTMRTFHQGGVAGDDITGGLPRVQELFEARVPKGKAPIAETSGRVRLEDDDRFYKITIIPDDGSEEVVYDKLSKRQRLRVFKHDDGSERLLSDGDHVEVGQQLLEGAADPHEVLRIMGPRQVQVHLVHEVQEVYRSQGVSIHDKHIEVIVRQMLRRVTIIDSGATEFLPGSLTERAEFEAANRRVVAEGAEPAAGRPVLMGITKASLATDSWLSAASFQETTRVLTDAAINCRSDKLIGLKENVIIGKLIPAGTGINRYRNIQVQPTEEARAAAYAVPSYDDTYYSPDGFGQSTGAAVPLDDYGFSDYR; from the coding sequence GTGCTAGACGTCAACTTCTTCGATGAACTCCGGATCGGTCTCGCTTCCGCCGACGACATTCGCCAGTGGTCGTACGGCGAGGTGAAGAAGCCGGAGACCATCAACTACCGCACGCTCAAGCCGGAGAAGGATGGCTTGTTCTGCGAGAAGATCTTCGGTCCCACCCGGGACTGGGAGTGCTACTGCGGCAAGTACAAGCGCGTGCGCTTCAAGGGCATCATCTGTGAGCGCTGTGGCGTCGAGGTCACCCGCGCCAAGGTGCGCCGCGAGCGGATGGGCCACATCGAGCTGGCCGCACCGGTCACCCACATCTGGTACTTCAAGGGCGTTCCTTCGCGCCTCGGCTACCTGCTCGACCTGGCGCCGAAGGATCTCGAGAAGATCATCTACTTCGCCGCCTACGTCATCGTCGGAGTCGACGAGGAGCTCAGGCACAACGAGCTCTCCACGCTCGAGGCCGAGATGGAGGTCGAGAAGAAGACCGTCGCCGACCAGCGCGACGCCGATCTCGAGGCCCGCGCGCAGAAGCTGGAGGCCGACCTGGCCGAGCTGGAGGCCGAGGGCGCCAAGTCCGACGTCCGGCGCAAGGTCAAGGACGGCGGCGAGCGCGAGATGCGCCAGCTCCGCGACCGGGCCCAGCGCGAGCTGGACCGGCTGGACGAGATCTGGACCACCTTCACCAAGCTCTCGGTCAAGCAGCTCATCGTCGACGAGCTGCTCTACCGCGAGATCACCGACCGCTACGGCGAGTACTTCACCGGCGCGATGGGCGCGGAGTCCATCCAGAAGCTGATGGAGAAGTTCGACATTCCGGCCGAGGCCGAGAACCTGCGGGAGACCATCCGCAGCGGCAAGGGCCAGAAGAAGCTGCGCGCGCTCAAGCGGCTCAAGGTCGTCGCGGCGTTCCAGATGAACGGCAACTCGCCGATGGGCATGGTGCTCAACGCGGTGCCGGTGATCCCGCCGGAGCTGCGCCCGATGGTCCAGCTCGACGGTGGCCGCTTCGCCACCTCCGACCTGAACGACCTGTACCGCCGCGTCATCAACCGCAACAACCGCCTCAAGCGGCTGATCGATCTCGGCGCGCCCGAGATCATCGTCAACAACGAGAAGCGGATGCTGCAGGAGTCGGTCGACGCGCTGTTCGACAACGGCCGTCGCGGCAGGCCGGTCACCGGCCCGGGCAACCGCCCGCTCAAGTCGCTCTCCGACCTGCTCAAGGGCAAGCAGGGCCGGTTCCGCCAGAACCTGCTCGGCAAGCGCGTGGATTACTCCGGTCGCTCCGTCATCGTCGTAGGCCCGCAGCTCAAGCTGCACCAGTGCGGCCTGCCCAAGCTGATGGCGCTGGAGCTGTTCAAGCCGTTCGTGATGAAGCGGCTGGTCGACCTGAACCACGCGCAGAACATCAAGTCCGCGAAGCGGATGGTGGAGCGGCAGCGGCCGCAGGTGTGGGACGTCCTCGAAGAGGTCATCGCCGAGCACCCGGTGCTGCTGAACCGCGCGCCGACGCTGCACCGTCTGGGAATCCAGGCCTTCGAGCCGCAGCTGGTGGAGGGCAAGGCCATCCAGCTGCACCCGCTGGTCTGTGAGGCGTTCAACGCCGACTTCGACGGTGACCAGATGGCCGTGCACCTCCCGCTCTCCGCGGAGGCGCAGGCCGAGGCGCGCATCCTGATGCTCTCCTCGAACAACATCCTGTCGCCCGCGTCGGGCCGCCCGCTCGCCATGCCGCGGCTGGACATGGTGACCGGCCTGTACTACCTGACCCGTCTGGAAGAGGACGCCAAGGGCCAGTACCGGCCGGCCACCGCCGACGGGCCGGAGTACGGCGTGTACTCCTCGCCCGCCGAGGCGCAGATGGCGGTGGACCGCGGCGAGCTGACCGTGCGTTCGCTGATCAAGGTGCGGCTCACCGACCAGCGGCCGCCGCGCGAGATCGAGGCCGAGCGGTTCCCGGACGGCTGGAAGCGCGGCGACGCGTGGACGCTGGAGACCACGCTGGGCCGGGTCATCTTCAACGACCTGCTCCCGGCGGACTACGCGTTCATCAACGAGCAGATGCCGAAGAAGCGGCAGGCGACGATCATCAACGATCTCGCCGAGCGCTACCCGATGATCGTGGTCGCGCAGACCGTCGACAAGCTCAAGGACACCGGCTTCTACTGGGCCACCCGCTCCGGGGTCACCGTCTCCATGTCGGACGTTCTCGTTCCGCCGGAGAAGCCGGAGATCATGGAGCGCTACGAGGCGCAGTCCGACCAGATCGAGAAGAAGTACCAGCGCGGTGCGCTCGATCACCAGGAGCGCAACAACGCCCTGGTGAAGATCTGGCAGGAGGCGACCGAGGAGGTCGGTAGGGCGCTGCGCGCGCACTACCCGGCCGACAACCCGATCATCACGATCGTCGACTCGGGCGCCACCGGTAACTTCACCCAGACCAGGACCCTGGCCGGCATGAAGGGCCTGGTGACCAACCCGAAGGGTGAGTTCATCCCGCGTCCGATCAAGTCCTCGTTCCGCGAGGGGTTGACCGTGCTGGAGTACTTCATCAACACGCACGGTGCCCGCAAGGGCCTGGCCGACACCGCGCTGCGCACCGCCGACTCGGGCTACCTGACCCGTCGTCTGGTCGACGTCTCGCAGGACGTCATCGTGCGCGAGCACGACTGCGGCACCGAGCGCGGCATCGTGGTGCCGATCGCGGAGAAGCAGCCGGACGGCTCGCTGATCCGGGACGCGCACGTCGAGACCTCGACCTACGCCCGGACGCTCGCGTCCGACGCGCTGGACGCCAAGGGCAACGTGGTCGTGGCCAAGGGCGCCGATCTCGGCGACCCGGCCCTGGAGGCGCTGCTCGACGCCGGCATCACCGAGGTGAAGGTCCGCTCCGTGCTGACCTGCACCACCGGCACCGGCGTCTGCGCCACCTGCTACGGCCGCTCGATGGCGACCGGCAAGCTGGTCGACATCGGCGAGGCCGTCGGCATCGTGGCCGCGCAGTCCATCGGTGAGCCGGGTACCCAGCTCACCATGCGCACCTTCCACCAGGGTGGCGTCGCCGGCGACGACATCACCGGTGGTCTGCCCCGCGTGCAGGAGCTGTTCGAGGCGCGCGTGCCCAAGGGCAAGGCGCCGATCGCGGAGACCTCCGGCCGGGTTCGGCTGGAGGACGACGACCGCTTCTACAAGATCACGATCATCCCGGACGACGGGAGCGAAGAGGTCGTGTACGACAAGCTGTCGAAGCGGCAGCGGCTGCGCGTGTTCAAGCACGACGACGGCAGCGAGCGGCTGCTCTCCGACGGTGACCACGTCGAGGTCGGCCAGCAGCTGCTGGAGGGCGCGGCGGATCCGCACGAGGTGCTGCGGATCATGGGCCCCCGTCAGGTCCAGGTGCACCTGGTGCACGAGGTCCAGGAGGTCTACCGCTCGCAGGGTGTGTCCATCCACGACAAGCACATCGAGGTCATCGTGCGGCAGATGCTGCGGCGCGTCACGATCATCGATTCGGGCGCGACCGAGTTCCTGCCCGGCTCGCTCACCGAGCGCGCCGAGTTCGAGGCGGCCAACCGCCGCGTCGTCGCCGAGGGCGCCGAGCCCGCGGCAGGCCGTCCCGTGCTGATGGGTATCACCAAGGCCTCGCTCGCCACCGACTCGTGGCTCTCCGCGGCCTCCTTCCAGGAGACCACCCGGGTGCTCACGGACGCGGCCATCAACTGCCGCTCCGACAAGCTCATCGGGCTCAAGGAGAACGTGATCATCGGCAAGCTGATCCCGGCCGGAACCGGCATCAACCGGTACCGGAACATCCAGGTGCAGCCGACCGAGGAGGCACGTGCCGCGGCGTACGCGGTGCCGTCCTACGACGACACCTACTACAGCCCGGACGGGTTCGGTCAGAGCACCGGTGCCGCGGTCCCGCTGGACGACTACGGGTTCAGCGACTACCGGTAG
- a CDS encoding DNA-directed RNA polymerase subunit beta, with protein sequence MLEGRILAVSTQTSAGSNQALAGSIPGAPRRVSFAKIREPLEVPGLLDLQTDSFAWLVGTPEWRERAAARGDGGLTGGLEEVLEELSPIEDFSGSMSLSFSDPRFEEVKASIDECKDKDMTYAAPLFVTAEFINNNTGEIKSQTVFMGDFPMMTDKGTFVINGTERVVVSQLVRSPGVYFDHSVDKGTEKDLHSVRVIPSRGAWLEFDVDKRDTVGVRIDRKRRQPVTVLLKALGWSTEEITERFGFSEIMMSTLEKDNTAGQDEALLDIYRKLRPGEPPTKESAQTLLENLFFKEKRYDLARVGRYKINKKLGIHVGEPITASVLTKEDIVTTIEYLVRLHSGDRVMTAPGGAEVPVGVDDIDHFGNRRLRTVGELIQNQIRVGLSRMERVVRERMTTQDVEAITPQTLINIRPVVAAIKEFFGTSQLSQFMDQNNPLSGLTHKRRLSALGPGGLSRERAGLEVRDVHPSHYGRMCPIETPEGPNIGLIGSLSVYARVNPFGFIETPYRRVVDGRVTDEVKYLTADEEDREVRGQANSPIDLDGNFLENRVLARRGNEEMEYVAPADVTYLDVSPRQMVSVATAMIPFLEHDDANRALMGANMQRQAVPLIRSEAPLVGTGMELRAAVDAGDVVVNEKAGVVEEVSADYVTVMADDGTRKSYRMRKFNRSNQGTCSNQRPIVDEGQRVEYGQVLADGPCTENGEMALGKNLLVAIMPWEGHNYEDAIILSQRLVEQDVLTSIHIEEHEIDARDTKLGAEEITRDIPNVSDEVLADLDERGIVRIGAEVRDGDILVGKVTPKGETELTPEERLLRAIFGEKAREVRDTSLKVPHGESGKVIGIRVFSREDDDDLPPGVNELVRVYVAQKRKIQDGDKLAGRHGNKGVIGKILATEDMPFMPDGTPVDIILNTHGVPRRMNIGQILETHLGWVGKAGWKVEGNPDWAKALPEEMWEAPGDSNIATPVFDGAREEELTGLLASTLPNRDGDRMVDDNGKSMLFDGRSGEPFPYPVAVGYMYILKLHHLVDDKIHARSTGPYSMITQQPLGGKAQFGGQRFGEMECWAMQAYGAAYTLQELLTIKSDDVVGRVKVYEAIVKGENIPEPGIPESFKVLLKELQSLCLNVEVLSSDGAAIELREGEDEDLERAAANLGINLSRNEAATVDDLAN encoded by the coding sequence GTGCTGGAAGGACGCATCTTGGCAGTCTCCACCCAGACAAGCGCCGGTTCGAATCAGGCTTTGGCGGGGTCCATTCCCGGTGCCCCGAGGCGGGTGTCGTTCGCGAAGATCCGAGAGCCCCTCGAGGTGCCCGGTCTTCTCGACCTACAAACGGATTCATTCGCCTGGCTGGTCGGTACCCCGGAATGGCGGGAACGTGCCGCCGCTCGCGGCGACGGGGGCCTGACCGGTGGACTCGAGGAGGTGCTCGAGGAGCTCTCCCCGATCGAGGACTTCTCCGGGTCCATGTCGCTCTCCTTCTCCGATCCTCGCTTCGAAGAGGTCAAGGCCTCGATCGACGAGTGCAAAGACAAGGACATGACCTACGCGGCGCCACTCTTCGTGACCGCGGAGTTCATCAACAACAACACCGGCGAGATCAAGAGCCAGACGGTCTTCATGGGTGATTTCCCGATGATGACCGACAAGGGCACCTTCGTCATCAACGGCACCGAGCGTGTCGTGGTGTCCCAGCTGGTCCGCTCGCCCGGCGTGTACTTCGACCACTCCGTGGACAAGGGCACCGAGAAGGATCTGCACAGCGTGCGCGTGATCCCGAGCCGCGGGGCGTGGCTCGAGTTCGACGTGGACAAGCGCGACACCGTCGGCGTCCGCATCGACCGCAAGCGCCGCCAGCCGGTCACCGTGCTGCTGAAGGCGCTCGGCTGGAGCACCGAGGAGATCACCGAGCGCTTCGGTTTCTCCGAGATCATGATGTCGACCCTGGAGAAGGACAACACCGCCGGTCAGGACGAGGCGCTGCTGGACATCTACCGCAAGCTGCGCCCGGGCGAGCCGCCGACCAAGGAGTCGGCGCAGACCCTGCTGGAGAACCTGTTCTTCAAGGAGAAGCGCTACGACCTGGCGCGGGTCGGTCGCTACAAGATCAACAAGAAGCTCGGCATCCACGTCGGCGAGCCGATCACCGCATCGGTGCTGACCAAGGAAGACATCGTCACCACCATCGAGTACCTGGTGCGGCTGCACTCGGGTGATCGGGTGATGACGGCGCCGGGCGGCGCCGAGGTCCCGGTCGGGGTCGACGACATCGACCACTTCGGCAACCGTCGCCTGCGCACCGTCGGCGAGCTGATCCAGAACCAGATCCGGGTCGGCCTCTCCCGCATGGAGCGCGTGGTCCGCGAGCGGATGACCACCCAGGACGTCGAGGCGATCACGCCGCAGACCCTGATCAACATCCGCCCGGTCGTCGCCGCGATCAAGGAGTTCTTCGGAACCTCCCAGCTGTCGCAGTTCATGGACCAGAACAACCCGCTCTCCGGGCTGACCCACAAGCGCCGGCTCTCGGCGCTCGGCCCCGGCGGTCTGTCCCGTGAGCGCGCCGGCCTGGAGGTGCGCGACGTGCACCCCTCGCACTACGGCCGGATGTGCCCGATCGAGACCCCGGAGGGCCCGAACATCGGCCTGATCGGTTCGCTCTCGGTCTACGCGCGGGTGAACCCGTTCGGCTTCATCGAGACCCCGTACCGCCGGGTCGTCGACGGCCGGGTCACCGACGAGGTCAAGTACCTGACCGCCGACGAGGAGGACCGCGAGGTCCGCGGCCAGGCGAACTCGCCGATCGACCTCGACGGCAACTTCCTGGAGAACCGCGTGCTCGCCCGGCGCGGCAACGAGGAGATGGAGTACGTCGCCCCCGCCGACGTGACCTACCTCGACGTCTCGCCGCGCCAGATGGTCTCGGTCGCGACCGCGATGATCCCGTTCCTGGAGCACGACGACGCCAACCGCGCGCTGATGGGCGCGAACATGCAGCGCCAGGCCGTGCCGCTGATCCGCTCCGAGGCCCCGCTCGTCGGCACCGGAATGGAGCTGCGCGCCGCGGTCGACGCCGGTGACGTCGTGGTCAACGAGAAGGCCGGCGTTGTCGAAGAGGTCTCCGCGGATTACGTCACCGTGATGGCCGACGACGGCACCCGCAAGAGCTACCGGATGCGCAAGTTCAACCGGTCGAACCAGGGCACCTGCTCGAACCAGCGGCCGATCGTGGACGAGGGCCAGCGGGTCGAGTACGGGCAGGTCCTCGCGGACGGCCCGTGCACCGAGAACGGCGAGATGGCGCTGGGCAAGAACCTGCTCGTCGCGATCATGCCGTGGGAGGGCCACAACTACGAGGACGCGATCATCCTGTCGCAGCGCCTCGTGGAGCAGGACGTCCTGACCTCGATCCACATCGAAGAGCACGAGATCGACGCCCGCGACACCAAGCTGGGCGCCGAGGAGATCACCAGGGACATCCCGAACGTCTCCGACGAGGTCCTCGCGGACCTGGACGAGCGCGGCATCGTGCGCATCGGTGCCGAGGTGCGCGACGGCGACATCCTGGTCGGCAAGGTCACGCCGAAGGGCGAGACCGAGCTGACCCCGGAGGAGCGGCTGCTCCGCGCGATCTTCGGCGAGAAGGCGCGCGAGGTGCGCGACACCTCGCTCAAGGTGCCGCACGGCGAGTCCGGCAAGGTCATCGGCATCCGGGTCTTCTCCCGCGAGGACGACGACGACCTGCCCCCCGGCGTGAACGAGCTGGTCCGGGTGTACGTGGCGCAGAAGCGCAAGATCCAGGACGGCGACAAGCTCGCAGGCAGGCACGGCAACAAGGGCGTCATCGGCAAGATCCTGGCGACCGAGGACATGCCGTTCATGCCGGACGGCACCCCGGTCGACATCATCCTGAACACGCACGGTGTGCCGCGTCGTATGAACATCGGGCAGATCCTGGAGACCCACCTCGGCTGGGTCGGCAAGGCGGGCTGGAAGGTCGAGGGCAACCCCGACTGGGCCAAGGCGCTGCCGGAGGAGATGTGGGAGGCGCCCGGCGACTCCAACATCGCCACCCCGGTGTTCGACGGCGCCCGCGAGGAGGAGCTGACCGGTCTGCTGGCCTCGACGCTGCCGAACCGCGACGGCGACCGCATGGTCGACGACAACGGCAAGTCGATGCTCTTCGACGGCCGCTCCGGCGAGCCGTTCCCGTACCCGGTGGCCGTCGGCTACATGTACATCCTGAAGCTGCACCACCTGGTGGACGACAAGATCCACGCCCGCTCCACCGGGCCGTACTCGATGATCACCCAGCAGCCGCTCGGCGGTAAGGCCCAGTTCGGTGGCCAGCGCTTCGGTGAGATGGAGTGCTGGGCCATGCAGGCCTACGGTGCGGCGTACACGCTGCAGGAGCTGCTCACCATCAAGTCCGACGACGTGGTCGGCCGCGTGAAGGTCTACGAGGCCATCGTCAAGGGCGAGAACATCCCGGAGCCGGGCATTCCCGAGTCCTTCAAGGTGTTGCTCAAGGAGCTCCAGTCGCTCTGCCTGAACGTCGAGGTGCTCTCCTCCGACGGCGCGGCGATCGAGCTGCGCGAGGGCGAGGACGAGGATCTGGAGCGCGCCGCGGCGAACCTGGGCATCAACCTGTCCAGGAACGAAGCGGCCACGGTCGACGATCTGGCGAACTAG